CCGAAATGCTGGCTCTGCTTTAAGCAATAATCCGCGCCGCTTCGCCAACACAATCACGCCACACGTTCCCGTCATGGAAACATTGATACTACGCGCACAACGACGCGCAGCGGCATCATCCAGAATGGCACGATCCGCCGTCAACTCACGCGCATGATGCATAACAGCCGATTCACCCGCCCCCAAATTCCAGCGTTGGATGTCCAGCGCAACCTCGACAGGTGGCAAGCGTTGCAACCAATCCAAAGTAGGGACAATACAGGCAGCGGCATCATCCTTACCGCCATTAACAACTTCCTGCCATACCGCATCAGGCACATACACCGCTTCAAACAATTGCGGCAACAGATCATGCAATTGGCTACGGCACAAGGTAATCAATGGTGAGGCATTAATCACCACCCGCTTAATAGAGGTCATGCAATTCCTCGCGTATCTCATCCGCTGTTAGCTGGAAAGGAGAAACCTTCGCCAACGACAATGCAGTGATGAAATCAGCGCGGCTGATTCCGGCGATTTCTGCCGCCTTTTCCTGCGACACTCGCCGTAACTCATACCATTTGATGGCAGCGGCAAGGCGC
The DNA window shown above is from Candidatus Thiothrix sulfatifontis and carries:
- a CDS encoding DUF3368 domain-containing protein, translating into MTSIKRVVINASPLITLCRSQLHDLLPQLFEAVYVPDAVWQEVVNGGKDDAAACIVPTLDWLQRLPPVEVALDIQRWNLGAGESAVMHHARELTADRAILDDAAARRCARSINVSMTGTCGVIVLAKRRGLLLKAEPAFRQLQAAGLWLSEELIVALLQEAGESSSSQGVDGT
- a CDS encoding UPF0175 family protein, producing MTAITIQIPDSVLPVLHLDPAGFVQEMRLAAAIKWYELRRVSQEKAAEIAGISRADFITALSLAKVSPFQLTADEIREELHDLY